Proteins found in one Homalodisca vitripennis isolate AUS2020 chromosome 4, UT_GWSS_2.1, whole genome shotgun sequence genomic segment:
- the LOC124361203 gene encoding uncharacterized protein LOC124361203, protein MPRKKSNLNNPCSRKVRLQRARRARESEEETAARNAAQRIRTAKIRSQESQEQRNKRLRQNVLRARTARQQNIARFRELERTRQQTSRVLTRASFFRLAFEYEPDINYSAHSKITIGAMDKICQYCHALKFRNETTGMSCASGKIVLPLLPTPPEPLKSLLAGESDD, encoded by the coding sequence ATGCCGCGGAAGAAATCTAACCTCAACAATCCGTGTAGCAGAAAGGTACGACTCCAGCGCGCTCGGCGAGCTCGAGAATCAGAAGAAGAAACTGCAGCAAGAAATGCAGCTCAACGAATTAGAACAGCAAAAATTCGTAGTCAAGAATCTCAAGAACAGCGTAATAAACGTCTGCGACAAAATGTATTAAGGGCAAGAACTGCGCGACAACAGAATATAGCCAGATTTAGAGAACTCGAAAGAACGAGGCAACAAACCAGTCGTGTATTAACACGTGCATCATTCTTTCGCCTTGCGTTTGAGTATGAACCAGACATTAATTACTCGGCacattctaaaattacaattgGTGCGAtggataaaatatgtcaatattgcCACGCGTTAAAATTTCGAAATGAAACAACTGGAATGAGTTGTGCATCAGGAAAAATTGTACTGCCACTTCTTCCTACTCCACCAGAACCTTTGAAATCACTTCTTGCTGGCGAATCAGAcgattag